The following is a genomic window from Streptomyces lincolnensis.
ACAGGACGGCGTGGCCGAGGCCCTTGGGGTCGCCCTGACGGACGTAGTGCATGGTGGCGAGGTCGCTGGACTCCTGCACCTTGGCGAGCCGGTTCGCGTCGCCCTTCTTCTGAAGGGCCGACTCCAGCTCGTAGTTGCGGTCGAAGTGGTCCTCCAGGGGGCGCTTGTTGCGGCCCGTGATCATGAGGACGTCGTCGAGACCCGCGGAGACGGCCTCTTCGACCACATACTGGATCGCCGGCTTGTCGACGACCGGCAACATCTCCTTGGGAGTTGCCTTGGTGGCCGGCAGGAAACGGGTGCCGAGGCCTGCCGCCGGGATGACAGCCTTACTGATCCGAGGGTGCGACTGAGTCATGCCCGCACCTTATCCGGTGCCTTGGTGCGGAATCTGAGGCTCCGGTTAATTAGCTCTCATATGAGCGTATTGAGAGGGTACGGGTGCAACCTTTGAGTCACGCCGGACGTCCGGGCGAGCCTGACAAGCGAATGTTGCGGCGGGAGTTCCTCGCGGTGAGGAGCAGGTTGACGGCGGATGACGTGCGCGAAGCCGCGGTCGCGCTGGCCGAACGGGCGCTTGAGCTGCCCGAACTGGCGCGGGCGCGCACCGTGGCGGCGTACGTCTCCGTGGGGAGCGAACCGGGAACGCTCGCGCTGTTGGACGCGCTGCGCGCGCGGGGCGTGCGGGTGCTCCTGCCGGCTCTCCTCCCCGACAACGACCTCGACTGGGGCGCCTACGCGGGCGAGGGCTCCCTCGCCCGCGTCCAACACGGCGGAAAAATGGCCCTCTTCGAACCGGCCGGCGAGCGCCTGGGCCCGGACTCCGTGACCGGGGCCGACGTCGTGCTGCTGCCCGGCCTCGCGGTCGACGCCCGCGGGATGCGCCTGGGGCGCGGCGGAGGCTCGTACGACCGCGTCCTCGCGCGCCTGGAGCGTGCGGGCGCGCATCCCGCGCTGGTGGTGCTCCTGTACGACTCCGAGGTCGTCGACCACATTCCGGCCGAGGCACACGACCGGCCGGTGCAGGCGGTCGTGACACCGTCGGGGGTGCGCCGCTTCCCCAGCGCCTGAGAAGACACGGGAAGGGCCCTCCACGCGTGCGTGGAGGGCCCTTCCCGTCGGTCTCGGCCTACGTCAGCCGGTCACGGTC
Proteins encoded in this region:
- a CDS encoding 5-formyltetrahydrofolate cyclo-ligase, producing MLRREFLAVRSRLTADDVREAAVALAERALELPELARARTVAAYVSVGSEPGTLALLDALRARGVRVLLPALLPDNDLDWGAYAGEGSLARVQHGGKMALFEPAGERLGPDSVTGADVVLLPGLAVDARGMRLGRGGGSYDRVLARLERAGAHPALVVLLYDSEVVDHIPAEAHDRPVQAVVTPSGVRRFPSA